A window from Falco naumanni isolate bFalNau1 chromosome 3, bFalNau1.pat, whole genome shotgun sequence encodes these proteins:
- the LOC121085628 gene encoding oxygen-regulated protein 1-like: protein MSETPSTSYSVNQPNSSESEQTLSTRHFNVTEPVVAKRICFYKSGDPQFNGIKMVINNRSYKTFDALLDSLSKRVPLPFGVRNISTPKGRHSVTNLEDLEDGKSYICSHQRKMKPINLEQASKKPLPWQISRPVSARRRAVQLARENEDGFGHRESKITTPRKILVFKNGDVRLRRTIVLGKKNTQTFEAFLDYMSELMQYPVVKLYTTNGRKVPNLQALILCSGAVVAAGREPFKPSNYDSLGYSRPAKLLGIANRVYPKANTKPESENMRAQMGSSSRSQVFSVSSDKGSSNDNNSNDNNSDSSYVPDSHNGIGGNQSITGEDLSVAQYEDDIEKSVHLNQDGSITVEMKVRLKIKEEETIKWTTTVSRAGLSDDKNTTICHSAMHAEDCLSNVNALECINPKDTPFLKSYSKEEGDSLQQFNAEVSDKESESDLKNSGCNICKNNNSADVDVNNVPEDNIRPRFYRPPTPGPRRVRQKKAVVESVTLVSEKEVQEKTIGQFSYSEEIQQGENKSEYCMVAHASREKSSVTYPKFSEMSENSSLKLSSENIKEEMLFKVSHKSNDLIETTNKKTLEVSDKDELVQSILEKSVVEQSLLSTCEANICGLIPSSKICQAARPGSADYIHKSCDIKQIKRSLSSFIRYSELCQSKEETICKPADLLPVSQDSAHSACPGHSQMEMIVSPCSKAPTEKINPTTGFFPTVTESDNHISVRTGSVMATHLTDDSQSASSLTKKKKRRKSSKFLEKGTYENKKDEDISGIIKGEGMHITRRTTQDSAAEAMDNYSEMPQKKGMDFFVKKNDGSVNSDKSICCEDEFYHQDSVEQNGLSSNKKPRSNNNKLAKVKLKSGQKNSIISSAKKEDGLMAVDSNNESEHSQDTQSTEKEGTHLTTNSFKQASNPSVISKPLSEVPKNLNFEKEKENNILENLSSKKAKKQKGMKKNLTKGANKLNMSEKAITLEALNQEGFQGEVAEHSVENYVQTWLKNLLPNSVLPPINKKEGNVENSICHSAEENTDASIDKETKFITNKVYVTGKKHLVEHSLTPKPLMPICGLGTLEESAKDSGGKQIDSLIHANTTIVDEAKYSLRSEFHHEGKTHLFQETQDNDKKMSEADIQDTNLFQRKKSEVAVQADFAFVNEKVGTDVQNSCMSSMLLHELQSTLLGLQKEHSGCIGKACSLSDLPPSSFGSSSNVILAWLLMLNLRESLIGTIKDDMLKPTCSCSETFTQSQFLKQTTLIEKFEELKAAFSHFQQPTENNLPYFGRELKNQDSTHCHENMPISELHNGIHLHENEKSVDPCVPKDSGNSEEALKLTGELESCFDIQNDLCRETETSDLSALKTQLDSQYATTNSNTRSLTSAIEPTEKYEEMPDSFYKKSQDKTTDTSFTNEESETSVDPNSTVHSVTSNDKYCILDQDTSELEGEEDTIHVTTDKSEDEKVDPKSEGNDKTPNNQLKLAAETSVECNNEDYSVQEDKEDAESCEGETSERLSTVSPLSFCYESKQITECDMTEGEQELQVEELENKRCSDTSQLKKCFKSPATSDWSDYRPDTEESEHDFRASSDLTNESSEEAVLEKHYNTGYVKRTIERLYGKTEASFKPDFHKGFPYMSKVSQKDTEEFHSAVMEKTISFSQECGSCSAEKLLHSSLPSQEFPVNINQGDSISRKENTSLPTPQPTFNREDTSYTNDHSWDSPRQHCQPSVQANEDEGILIDKGKWLLKENHLIRRSPPERTGMYGNLDTTSTDTVVDTNSDDVPYSHFGNLNQYPVLNAISSSELEDMAKPSEGFCNYFNIPHNSDSDPFQDDLSTKSKPSCNGKIASRPAANKEKIKPSVVVGSTSAHLSTQADTSFTGFTSAEFRLPDNKVHPLEQPLNDEPIQSQPNYAGNASRRALQEEDSLDKLHAICGQHCPILMVTVTPINEDQRGYAYQKVSDIENQLGPYLLAQKSKHLQWSGEDLLTDENYHVTLKNSCINKIANNIFNRFYANNTLDFISNFGILASSTLKDTSSLGKLHVIEDTNAKHVEVSNCQNNVSKTIPSDLVTGINSELLNRMPEICQNLRISLIHIFGENFSLMLADPAENCHSETFLKCDTSSNNIEHNASENLKNENAFPTEEEEEEEEAEVCFCAMDNRNNKYKKHL from the exons gttCCTAATCTTCAGGCCCTGATACTGTGCTCTGGAGCTGTAGTCGCAGCAGGGAGAGAGCCTTTTAAACCAAGCAATTATGATTCTCTTGGATATTCACGGCCTGCTAAATTGCTTGGAATTGCAAATCGTGTGTACCCAAAAGCAAATACCAAGCCAGAAAGTGAGAATA TGAGAGCTCAAATGGGCTCTAGCTCAAGATCTCAGGTATTCTCAGTTTCTTCTGATAAAGGATCCAGCAATGATAACAACTCAAATGATAACAACTCAGATTCTTCATATGTTCCTGATAGTCATAACGGTATAGGAGGAAATCAGTCCATTACTGGTGAAGACTTATCTGTGGCACAGTATGAAGATGACATTGAGAAATCTGTTCACCTTAATCAAGATGGGAGTATCACAGTGGAAATGAAAGTTcgattaaaaattaaagaggaagaaaccaTTAAATGGACAACTACTGTAAGTCGTGCTGGCCTTTCTGATGACAAAAATACCACCATCTGTCATTCTGCAATGCATGCTGAAGACTGCTTATCCAATGTAAATGCATTGGAATGTATAAACCCAAAAGATACTCCATTTTTGAAGAGCTACAGTAAAGAAGAGGGAGACTCATTACAGCAATTCAATGCAGAAGTGTCAGACAAAGAATCAGagtctgatttaaaaaattctggttGTAATATCTGTAAGAACAATAATTCTGCAGATGTAGATGTAAACAATGTACCTGAAGATAATATCAGGCCTCGCTTTTATAGACCTCCCACTCCTGGGCCAAGGCGTGTTAGACAAAAGAAAGCAGTAGTTGAAAGTGTCACCTTGGTATCTGAGAAAGAGGTTCAGGAGAAGACAATAGGACAGTTTTCCTACAGTGAGGAAAtacagcagggagaaaataagtCTGAGTATTGCATGGTAGCTCatgcaagcagagaaaaatcaagtgTCACTTATCCAAAGTTTAGTGAGATGAGTGAGAATAGTTCATTAAAGCTTTCTTCAGagaatataaaagaagaaatgctttttaaagtaagcCACAAAAGTAATGATTTAATAGAAACCACAAATAAGAAGACATTAGAAGTGTCTGACAAGGATGAATTGGTACAGAGTATATTAGAGAAATCTGTTGTGGAACAAAGTTTACTCTCAACCTGCGAAGCTAACATTTGTGGTTTAATACCATCATCAAAAATTTGCCAGGCAGCTAGGCCAGGTTCAGCAGACTACATCCATAAGTCATGTGacattaaacaaataaaaagatcaCTGAGTTCTTTCATTAGATATTCAGAATTGTGTCagtcaaaagaagaaacaatatGCAAACCTGCTGATTTATTACCTGTTTCTCAAGATTCAGCACATTCAGCCTGTCCTGGACATAGCCAGATGGAGATGATTGTATCTCCATGTAGTAAAGCTCCTACTGAGAAGATAAATCCAACAACTGGATTTTTTCCTACTGTTACTGAAAGTGACAATCACATCAGTGTCAGGACTGGATCTGTGATGGCAACACATCTCACTGATGACAGCCAATCTGCATCTTCTCTCACcaaaaagaagaagaggagaaaatcgTCTAAGTTTCTGGAGAAAGgtacatatgaaaataaaaaagatgaagacATTTCAGGGATAATTAAAGGTGAGGGAATGCATATCACAAGGAGAACCACACAGGATTCTGCAGCAGAGGCTATGGATAATTATTCTGAAATGCCTCAGAAAAAAGGAATGGATTTTTTCGTAAAAAAGAATGATGGGTCTGTCAATTCAGACAAAAGCATATGTTGTGAAGATGAGTTCTATCACCAGGATTCAGTGGAACAAAATGGATTATCATCTAATAAAAAACCAAGAAGCAATAACAACAAGTTGGCCAAAGTAAAATTGAAGTCAGGCCAAAAAAATAGTATCATTTCATCTGCAAAGAAGGAAGATGGTCTAATGGCAGTTGATTCAAACAATGAATCTGAACATAGTCAGGATACACAGAGTACTGAGAAAGAAGGCACACATCTCACAACCAATTCTTTCAAACAGGCATCTAACCCATCAGTGATTTCAAAGCCATTGTCAGAAGTGCCAAAGaatcttaattttgaaaaagaaaaggaaaataatattttggaaaatttgtcatcaaagaaagcaaaaaagcaaaaggggATGAAGAAAAATCTAACTAAAGGAGCAAATAAGTTAAATATGTCAGAGAAAGCCATTACACTAGAGGCTCTGAACCAGGAAGGTTTTCAAGGGGAGGTTGCTGAGCATTCAGTTGAAAACTATGTCCAAACTTGGTTGAAAAACTTATTACCAAATTCTGTCTTACCccctataaataaaaaagaagggaatGTAGAGAACAGCATCTGCcattctgctgaagaaaatactgatgCTTCTATagataaagaaacaaaatttatcACAAATAAAGTGTAtgtgactggaaaaaaacatctggTTGAACATAGTCTAACCCCAAAACCATTAATGCCTATTTGTGGATTGGGAACTTTAGAAGAATCAGCCAAGGATTCAGGTGGAAAACAAATTGACTCTTTGATTCATGCTAATACAACTATAGTAGATGAAGCCAAGTATTCACTGAGATCAGAATTTCATCATGAGGGTAAGACACACTTGTTTCAGGAAACACAAGACAATGATAAAAAGATGTCAGAAGCTGATATCCAAGATACCAAtctatttcaaagaaaaaaatctgaagttgcTGTTCAAGCCGATTTTGCATTTGTCAATGAGAAAGTGGGAACTGATGTTCAGAACAGTTGCATGTCTAGCATGTTGCTGCATGAACTACAATCAACTTTGCTTGGTCTCCAGAAAGAACACAGTGGATGTATAGGGAAAGCTTGCAGCCTTTCAGATCTTCCTCCTTCATCTTTTGGTTCTTCCTCCAATGTCATCTTAGCCTGGCTACTCATGCTGAACCTGAGAGAGAGTTTGATTGGGACAATCAAAGATGATATGCTAAAACCTACCTGTAGCTGTTCTGAAACATTTACTCAGTCACAATTTCTGAAACAAACTACACTCATAGAAAAATTTGAAGAACTGAAGGCTGCCTTCTCACATTTTCAACAACCAACAGAAAATAACTTACCATACTTTGGGAGGGAACTAAAAAACCAGGACTCCACACATTGCCACGAGAATATGCCCATATCTGAACTTCATAATGGTATACATttgcatgaaaatgaaaagtcagtTGACCCTTGTGTTCCAAAGGACAGTGGAAATTCTGAAGAAGCTCTAAAACTGACTGGTGAATTAGAAAGCTGTTTTGATATACAGAATGATCTTTGTAGAGAAACAGAGACTTCAGACTTGAGTGCTCTCAAAACACAGCTAGATAGTCAATATGCCACTACTAATTCAAATACCCGTAGCCTTACATCAGCTATAGAGCCAACTGAAAAATACGAAGAAATGCCTGATAGCTTCTACAAAAAATCTCAAGATAAAACCACTGATACATCATTCACTAATGAAGAGTCAGAAACCTCAGTAGACCCTAACTCAACAGTTCATAGTGTAACTTCTAATgataaatattgtattttagaTCAGGATACTTCTGAGCTAGAAGGTGAAGAAGATACTATACATGTTACTACTGATAAAAGTGAAGATGAGAAAGTTGATCCAAAGTCAGAAGGTAAtgacaaaaccccaaataacCAACTTAAACTAGCTGCTGAAACCTCCGTAGAGTGTAATAATGAGGATTATTCTGTGCAGGAAGATAAGGAAGATGCAGAAAGCTGTGAGGGGGAAACCTCTGAGAGGTTATCTACAGTCTCTCCATTATCATTTTGTTATGAATCAAAGCAAATTACAGAATGTGATATGACCGAAGGAGAACAGGAATTGCAAGTGGAAGAACTGGAGAATAAAAGGTGTTCAGACActtctcagttaaaaaaatgttttaaaagtccTGCTACTTCAGACTGGTCAGATTACAGACCAGATACTGAAGAGAGTGAGCATGACTTTAGAGCATCCAGTGATTTGACCAACGAAAGCAGTGAGGAAGCCGTACTTGAAAAACATTATAATACTGGCTATGTAAAAAGAACTATTGAACGGCTTTATGGCAAGACAGAAGCTTCATTTAAGCCTGACTTTCACAAAGGATTTCCTTATATGTCAAAAGTATCTCAAAAGGATACTGAAGAATTCCACTCTGCGGTAATGGAAaaaaccatttctttttctcaagaaTGTGGGTCTTGTTCTGCAGAGAAACTTTTACATTCTTCACTACCATCACAAGAATTTCCAGTGAACATAAACCAAGGTGACTCTATATcgagaaaagaaaatacttctttaccAACACCACAACCTACTTTTAACAGAGAAGACACAAGTTATACTAATGACCATTCATGGGACTCTCCGAGGCAACACTGTCAACCTAGTGTACAAGCTAATGAAGATGAAGGAATATTAATAGATAAAGGCAAATGGCTTCTCAAAGAGAATCATTTGATAAGAAGATCACCACCTGAGAGGACTGGAATGTATGGTAATTTGGATACAACATCAACAGACACGGTCGTTGACACAAACAGTGATGATGTTCCATACTCACACTTTGGCAATCTGAATCAGTACCCAGTCCTCAATGCAATCTCTTCTTCAGAACTTGAAGACATGGCTAAACCCTCTGAAGGTTTTTGCAACTACTTCAATATACCTCATAATAGTGATTCAGACCCCTTTCAGGATGACTTAAGTACAAAGAGCAAACCTAGCTGCAATGGCAAGATTGCCTCCCGTCCTgcagcaaacaaagaaaagatcAAACCGTCAGTTGTGGTAGGTTCTACTTCTGCACATCTTTCTACACAGGCTGATACCAGTTTTACAGGCTTTACATCTGCAGAATTTAGATTGCCTGATAACAAGGTGCATCCATTGGAACAGCCTTTAAATGATGAACCCATACAGTCTCAGCCAAATTATGCTGGTAATGCTAGTAGAAGAGCTCTTCAGGAAGAAGATTCTCTGGATAAACTCCATGCTATATGTGGCCAACATTGCCCAATATTGATGGTGACAGTAACACCAATTAATGAGGATCAGAGAGGATATGCCTATCAAAAGGTATCTGATATTGAGAATCAGCTGGGTCCATATTTGTTGGCCCAAAAGAGTAAACACTTACAATGGTCTGGTGAAGATTTACTAACAGATGAAAATTATCATGTGACTCTGAAGAACAGCTGTATCAATAAGATTgccaataatatttttaatagattttatgCTAATAACACCTTAGATTTTATTAGTAACTTTGGAATACTTGCATCTTCGACTCTGAAAGACACAAGCAGTTTAGGGAAGTTACATGTTATAGAAGATACGAATGCAAAACACGTGGAAGTCAGCAATTGTCAAAATAATGTATCCAAAACCATACCCAGTGATCTTGTGACAGGCATAAATAGTGAGCTACTCAACAGAATGCCAGAAATATGCCAAAACCTAAGAATAAGCCTAATTCACATTTTTGGAGAAAATTTTTCTCTCATGTTGGCGGATCCAGCAGAAAACTGTCATTCTGAAACATTTCTAAAGTGTGACACTTCTTCAAATAACATTGAACATAATGcctctgaaaatctgaaaaatgaaaatgcctttcctacagaagaagaagaggaagaagaagaagcagaagtttGCTTTTGTGCAATGGACAATAGAAACAACAAATATAAGAAACACTTGTAA